The following are from one region of the Flavobacteriaceae bacterium UJ101 genome:
- the bcrC gene encoding undecaprenyl-diphosphate phosphatase (KEGG: ccm:Ccan_06070 undecaprenyl-diphosphatase) has product MNLEHILELDSELLIFLNNLGSEPWDGLWLCITYNWSFLPLYILGAYLLFKSLGKRNGFIALITILLLFAFTSQMTQLAKHFFERPRPCRTEGLFEQLRIVYDTCGRYGFFSGHACNSFGFAVGIGLILRKQYRNLIWILLLWASVVAYSRIYVGVHFPLDIICGALFGTLSAFLFYRLYGFLLRKYGE; this is encoded by the coding sequence ATGAATTTGGAACATATTTTAGAATTAGATAGTGAACTTTTAATTTTTTTAAATAATTTAGGAAGTGAACCTTGGGATGGATTATGGTTATGTATCACGTATAATTGGTCATTTTTACCTTTATATATCTTAGGAGCATATTTATTATTTAAAAGTTTAGGTAAACGAAATGGATTTATAGCATTAATAACGATTTTATTATTGTTTGCCTTTACCAGTCAGATGACACAATTAGCCAAACATTTTTTTGAACGCCCTCGTCCATGTAGAACAGAAGGACTGTTTGAACAATTAAGAATTGTATACGATACTTGTGGTCGTTATGGGTTTTTCTCAGGTCATGCATGTAATTCTTTTGGGTTTGCTGTTGGAATAGGTTTAATCTTAAGAAAACAATACCGAAATTTAATTTGGATTTTATTATTATGGGCTAGTGTAGTAGCTTATAGTCGAATTTATGTAGGTGTGCATTTTCCTTTAGATATCATTTGTGGAGCTTTATTTGGAACATTGTCGGCTTTTTTATTTTATAGATTGTATGGTTTTTTATTAAGAAAATACGGAGAATAG
- a CDS encoding putative ABC transporter ATP-binding protein (Belongs to the ABC transporter superfamily; Contains 1 ABC transporter domain.) codes for MLFSIFALKQYLLDFRIMIFVQNIGLHFAGNYLFDNVSFRINKGDRIGLVGKNGAGKSTFLKILMREQEPTEGEISLEGEVSVGVLTQDIDFEYGRTLWEETELAFKEIKKLEAEIEKINIELTERTDYESDSYTKLIEDLTTKTDRFTLIGGYTYSAQIEQILLGLGFKRTDFDKLTDDFSGGWRMRIELAKLLLQKHDVMLLDEPTNHLDIDSIIWLEDFLKNYVGAVVLISHDTQFLDSVTNRTLEIANKKIIDYPTHYKRYLVLKEERREQLLSQQKNQEKEIKHTEQLIEKFRAKASKASMAQSLIKKLDRVERIEVENDDVNAMNVRFNTNVTSGKIVLEVENAAKSFADNQVFSKVDMLLTRGEKVAFVGQNGQGKSTLSRMIVGDLEGEGVIKLGHNVELGYFAQSQNMDGSRTVLEEAEHAATAESFKEVRNLLGAFLFSGDDVLKKVSVLSGGERGRLALCKLLLQPFNTLVLDEPTNHLDVQSKNILKSALKQFQGTFIVVSHDRDFMEGLVDKVYEFKEGRVKEFLGGIDDYLESREAQSFREIEKVEKIQPEKIKKQPASKEAQKIQKQLQNKIGQAERDIERYEAEIVEIEKKIAEGEATEEIFSSYDKAKKNLEEKMSLWEELNMQAE; via the coding sequence TTGCTTTTTTCTATTTTTGCACTGAAACAATATTTGTTAGATTTTAGAATTATGATTTTTGTACAAAATATAGGATTGCATTTTGCAGGGAATTACTTGTTTGATAATGTTTCTTTTCGAATTAATAAAGGAGATCGAATTGGATTGGTTGGGAAAAATGGAGCAGGAAAATCTACATTCTTAAAAATCCTAATGAGAGAACAAGAGCCTACTGAAGGAGAAATAAGTTTAGAAGGAGAGGTCTCAGTAGGTGTTTTAACACAAGATATTGATTTTGAGTATGGTCGTACACTATGGGAAGAAACAGAATTGGCGTTTAAAGAAATTAAAAAATTAGAAGCTGAAATTGAAAAGATTAATATTGAATTAACAGAACGAACCGATTATGAAAGTGATTCCTACACTAAACTAATTGAAGATTTAACAACCAAAACAGATCGTTTTACGTTAATAGGAGGGTATACTTATAGTGCTCAAATTGAACAAATACTCTTAGGTTTAGGGTTTAAAAGAACCGATTTTGATAAACTAACTGATGATTTTTCAGGAGGATGGCGTATGCGAATAGAATTGGCAAAACTATTGTTACAAAAACACGATGTGATGTTATTAGATGAGCCAACGAACCATTTGGATATTGATTCTATCATTTGGTTAGAAGATTTTTTAAAAAATTATGTTGGAGCAGTAGTTTTAATATCACACGATACACAGTTTTTAGATAGTGTGACCAATCGTACCTTAGAAATTGCTAATAAAAAAATCATAGATTATCCTACGCATTATAAACGATATTTAGTATTAAAAGAAGAACGTAGAGAACAATTACTTTCTCAACAAAAGAATCAAGAGAAGGAAATTAAACATACAGAACAATTAATTGAAAAATTTCGTGCCAAAGCAAGTAAAGCCTCTATGGCACAAAGTTTAATTAAAAAACTAGATCGTGTTGAACGTATTGAAGTTGAAAATGATGATGTAAATGCAATGAATGTTCGTTTCAACACGAATGTCACTTCAGGAAAAATTGTATTAGAGGTAGAAAATGCAGCAAAGTCATTTGCTGATAATCAAGTGTTTTCAAAAGTGGATATGCTGTTGACTAGAGGAGAAAAAGTAGCTTTTGTAGGGCAAAATGGACAAGGTAAGTCGACGCTTTCCAGAATGATTGTAGGTGATTTAGAAGGAGAGGGTGTTATTAAATTAGGACATAATGTTGAATTAGGATATTTTGCTCAAAGTCAAAATATGGATGGTTCTCGAACTGTTTTAGAAGAAGCAGAACATGCTGCTACAGCAGAATCCTTTAAAGAAGTTCGAAATTTGTTAGGAGCCTTTCTCTTTTCTGGAGATGATGTGCTTAAAAAAGTAAGTGTACTTTCAGGAGGAGAGCGAGGACGTTTAGCATTGTGTAAATTACTATTACAACCTTTTAATACATTGGTTTTAGATGAACCAACGAACCATTTAGATGTACAATCAAAAAATATTTTAAAAAGTGCTTTAAAACAATTTCAAGGAACTTTCATTGTGGTATCTCATGATCGAGATTTTATGGAAGGTCTGGTTGATAAAGTTTATGAATTTAAAGAAGGCCGTGTAAAAGAATTTTTAGGTGGAATTGATGATTATTTAGAATCTAGAGAAGCTCAAAGTTTTCGAGAAATTGAAAAAGTAGAAAAAATTCAACCTGAAAAAATTAAGAAACAACCTGCTTCAAAAGAAGCTCAGAAAATTCAAAAACAACTTCAAAACAAAATAGGTCAGGCTGAACGTGATATTGAAAGATATGAAGCTGAGATAGTAGAAATAGAAAAGAAAATAGCAGAGGGAGAGGCTACAGAAGAGATATTTTCGAGTTATGATAAAGCCAAGAAAAATCTTGAAGAAAAGATGAGTTTATGGGAAGAATTGAATATGCAAGCTGAATAA
- the phhA|PAH gene encoding phenylalanine 4-monooxygenase (Belongs to the biopterin-dependent aromatic amino acid hydroxylase family.; KEGG: fjo:Fjoh_1902 phenylalanine-4-hydroxylase) — protein sequence MSTFESNEILDKLPNHLKQFIIPQPYDEYTPQNQAVWRYIMKKNVDYLSKVAHNSYLDGLKQTGVSLEKIPTMYGMNRILKEIGWAAVSVDGFIPPAAFMEFQAYNVLVIAADIRTIDHIEYTPAPDIIHESAGHAPIIANPEYAEYLRRFGEIGCKAISSAQDYEIYEAIRHLSILKEDVSSDPKNVQLAEEKVIALQNSVTSLSEMSLIRNLHWWTVEYGLIGTLEDPKIYGAGLLSSIGESKWCMSDKVAKLPYTLDAAYQSFDITQPQPQLFVTPDFAHLSYVLESLANKMALRRGGLSGVQKLIESNALGTIELSTGLQISGVFTNVIAGEFNQTAYIQTTGKTALSYREKELIGHSTDYHSEGFGSPIGKLKGINIAIEDMSPTDLEMYGIYEGKQTTLTFEGDIIVSGEVITGKRNLQGKIVLISFKNCTVKHGGTILFHPDWGIYDMAVGNKIVSAFSGPADVKSFDLIDHVPSEKTHKIQLGNKEQQLNELYFKTKQLRDSKSIEGLETIFNELVQNFPDEWLLPLEILELAISYSLPWVDKIEAHINQVKTHNPDKAHLVDDGIELLSITSSF from the coding sequence ATGAGCACTTTTGAATCCAACGAAATTTTAGATAAACTACCAAATCATTTAAAACAATTCATTATTCCACAACCATATGATGAGTACACTCCTCAAAATCAGGCAGTTTGGCGTTATATTATGAAGAAAAATGTTGATTACTTAAGTAAAGTAGCTCACAATAGTTATTTAGATGGTTTGAAACAAACAGGCGTTTCTTTAGAAAAAATCCCAACAATGTATGGAATGAATCGTATTTTAAAAGAAATAGGATGGGCAGCCGTTTCTGTTGATGGTTTTATTCCACCTGCAGCCTTTATGGAGTTTCAAGCTTATAATGTATTGGTGATCGCAGCTGATATTCGAACTATTGATCATATAGAGTACACTCCGGCTCCAGATATCATTCATGAAAGTGCAGGTCATGCACCTATTATTGCCAATCCAGAATATGCTGAGTATTTAAGACGCTTCGGAGAAATTGGTTGTAAAGCTATTTCATCAGCTCAAGATTATGAAATTTACGAAGCAATTCGACACCTTTCTATTTTAAAAGAAGATGTTTCTTCTGATCCTAAAAACGTACAATTGGCTGAAGAAAAGGTAATTGCACTTCAAAATAGTGTAACTTCATTGTCAGAAATGAGTCTAATTCGAAATCTACATTGGTGGACTGTAGAATATGGTTTAATTGGTACTCTAGAAGATCCTAAAATTTACGGTGCAGGATTACTTTCTTCTATTGGAGAAAGTAAATGGTGCATGAGTGACAAAGTAGCCAAATTACCTTATACATTGGATGCAGCTTATCAAAGTTTTGATATTACACAACCTCAACCACAACTTTTTGTTACGCCTGATTTTGCACATCTTAGCTATGTTTTAGAAAGTCTAGCTAACAAAATGGCGCTACGAAGAGGCGGTTTAAGTGGTGTTCAAAAATTAATCGAATCCAATGCTTTAGGAACTATTGAATTGAGTACTGGATTACAAATATCAGGCGTATTCACTAATGTAATTGCTGGAGAATTTAATCAAACAGCTTACATTCAAACTACAGGAAAAACAGCACTTTCATATCGTGAAAAAGAATTGATTGGTCATAGCACCGATTATCATTCAGAAGGATTTGGATCTCCAATAGGAAAATTAAAAGGGATCAATATTGCCATAGAAGATATGTCACCAACCGATTTAGAAATGTATGGTATTTATGAAGGGAAACAAACCACTTTAACTTTTGAAGGAGACATCATCGTTTCTGGAGAAGTTATCACAGGAAAACGAAATCTTCAAGGTAAAATTGTATTGATATCTTTTAAAAACTGTACTGTTAAACATGGAGGAACAATCCTTTTCCACCCAGATTGGGGTATTTACGATATGGCTGTAGGAAATAAAATTGTTTCTGCCTTTTCAGGACCAGCAGATGTTAAATCGTTTGATTTGATTGATCATGTTCCTAGTGAAAAAACACATAAAATTCAACTAGGTAATAAAGAACAGCAATTAAATGAACTCTATTTTAAAACCAAGCAACTCCGTGATTCAAAATCAATTGAAGGCTTAGAAACTATTTTTAATGAATTAGTTCAAAATTTTCCAGATGAATGGTTATTACCACTTGAAATATTAGAATTAGCCATTTCTTATTCTTTACCTTGGGTTGATAAAATTGAAGCACATATTAATCAAGTTAAAACACATAATCCAGACAAAGCACATTTAGTTGATGATGGAATTGAATTACTATCCATTACCAGTTCATTTTAA
- the AASS gene encoding saccharopine dehydrogenase (NADP(+), L-lysine-forming) (Bifunctional enzyme that catalyzes the first two steps in lysine degradation. The N-terminal and the C-terminal contain lysine-oxoglutarate reductase and saccharopine dehydrogenase activity, respectively. Negatively regulates free Lys accumulation in seeds; In the N-terminal sectio; belongs to the AlaDH/PNT family; In the C-terminal sectio; belongs to the saccharopine dehydrogenase family.; KEGG: cel:CELE_R02D3.1 alpha-aminoadipic semialdehyde synthase), producing MKFSLIKERKNPPDRRVVFSPTAYEKIKKQYPEAEFMVESSNIRVFTDEQYKEKGFEVTDNVTSADVMFGVKEVPIESLIPNKKYFFFSHTIKKQPYNRKLLQAILEKNIELYDHETIVNEEGMRLIGFGRYAGIVGTYNGFRAYGLKYDVFNLPKVESLPDRKAMEVELDKIQLPNIKIVLTGIGKVGTGAKEVLDYMKIREVSSKEYLTQDFDEPVYTQIHVLDYNKRKDGEVKDEQDFFDNASEYEANFMKYAQVSDMYIAGHFYGDGAPFIFTREDIKSPCFKIKVVADVSCDIDGPVACTLRASTIVDPLYGYDPQTESEIDFKDEKAIVVMAVDNLPCELPKDASEGFGEMFIEHVIPAFFNGDKDGILERAKMTEKGQLTERFTYLQSYIEGKE from the coding sequence ATGAAATTTTCCCTTATTAAGGAACGTAAAAATCCACCTGATCGAAGAGTGGTTTTTTCGCCTACAGCATATGAAAAAATAAAAAAACAATATCCAGAAGCGGAATTTATGGTTGAAAGCTCTAATATTCGAGTTTTTACTGATGAACAATATAAAGAAAAAGGATTTGAAGTAACGGATAATGTTACATCAGCTGATGTAATGTTTGGTGTAAAAGAAGTTCCAATTGAGTCCTTAATTCCGAATAAAAAATATTTCTTTTTTTCACATACTATAAAAAAGCAACCTTATAATCGGAAGTTATTACAAGCAATTTTAGAAAAAAATATCGAATTATATGATCATGAAACGATTGTAAATGAAGAGGGAATGCGATTAATTGGTTTTGGTCGTTATGCAGGGATCGTTGGAACTTATAATGGATTTAGAGCATACGGTTTGAAATATGATGTATTTAATCTTCCTAAAGTAGAAAGTTTACCCGATCGAAAAGCAATGGAAGTTGAATTGGATAAAATCCAGCTTCCCAATATAAAAATTGTGTTAACAGGAATTGGTAAAGTAGGAACGGGAGCTAAAGAAGTGTTAGATTATATGAAAATCAGAGAAGTTTCTTCTAAAGAATATTTAACGCAAGATTTTGATGAACCTGTTTATACACAAATTCATGTTTTAGATTATAACAAACGTAAAGATGGTGAGGTAAAAGATGAACAAGATTTCTTTGATAATGCGTCAGAATATGAAGCTAACTTTATGAAGTATGCCCAAGTTTCTGATATGTATATTGCAGGTCATTTCTATGGAGATGGAGCTCCTTTTATTTTTACACGTGAAGATATAAAATCACCTTGCTTTAAAATTAAAGTAGTAGCAGATGTTAGTTGTGATATTGATGGGCCAGTAGCATGTACGTTACGTGCATCTACCATTGTAGATCCTCTTTATGGATATGATCCTCAAACAGAATCAGAAATTGATTTTAAAGATGAAAAAGCCATTGTAGTTATGGCAGTAGATAATTTACCTTGTGAATTACCTAAAGATGCTTCTGAAGGGTTTGGAGAAATGTTTATAGAACATGTAATTCCTGCTTTTTTTAATGGAGATAAAGATGGAATTTTAGAAAGAGCAAAAATGACAGAAAAGGGTCAACTTACAGAACGATTTACTTATTTACAAAGTTATATTGAGGGGAAAGAATAA